One Photobacterium sp. TY1-4 genomic window carries:
- a CDS encoding methyl-accepting chemotaxis protein: MRLSLKMKLVLSSVSLIFITILVFGGIAYQTLKEQAWQAIESEGLRTAQAYSRGVDDWFHGRQLAVEATVNAIERDPNLDIVGHLKQTLTSGGFGLAYYGTREGVMHRHDPSLNKAGYDPRSRGWYKEASAAGKQITTMPYVSHTMQTLVVTLAEPVYVKGEMLGVVGANLALDKLVKDILDIQVSGDGYAMLLDLNSDRVVAHPNKAMQMKSLAELGRGMNVQDLKQAAASDRLLFTQLGGRDKAVVVDVIPNTGWAITLVMDKETLEAPLQALLMQVILIGLLILVTVSVFTAWLVAKLLQGLDRVSSALSDIADGDGDLTVRIAVHSDDEVGRLAENFNHFVSRLHTMAVNLRDITLQLNHSAAETAGAAAERSERIRRQQDEITMVATAVTEMASATHEIAGNADNTAKTAENAVAMSEEGHAQVSQSQSSIGNLAQEVNSAVGIIEDLNEHALKISSILATIRAIAEQTNLLALNAAIEAARAGDQGRGFAVVADEVRVLSQRTHTSTEEIQGMIETLQSTTKQAVMVMSDSHHLAETSVQDVDAAGTSINSIAREINVISDMATQIASAAEEQSSVTAEISRNTEGVQEVANQLAQEAQEAASQADGLKRLADKLELEVKRYKL; this comes from the coding sequence ATGCGTTTAAGCCTCAAAATGAAGCTTGTGTTATCAAGCGTGTCATTGATCTTTATTACGATTCTGGTGTTTGGCGGCATTGCTTACCAGACACTCAAAGAGCAGGCCTGGCAGGCGATTGAAAGCGAAGGCCTGCGAACGGCACAAGCGTATAGTCGGGGCGTGGATGACTGGTTTCACGGGCGCCAGCTAGCCGTGGAAGCGACCGTGAACGCGATTGAACGGGATCCGAATCTGGACATCGTGGGCCATTTGAAGCAAACCCTGACCTCCGGCGGGTTTGGCCTGGCCTATTACGGGACCCGGGAAGGGGTGATGCACCGTCATGATCCGTCATTAAATAAAGCCGGTTATGATCCGCGTAGTCGTGGCTGGTACAAAGAAGCGTCTGCGGCCGGGAAGCAAATTACCACCATGCCGTATGTTAGCCATACCATGCAAACTCTGGTCGTGACTCTGGCAGAGCCTGTCTATGTGAAGGGCGAGATGCTGGGTGTGGTCGGTGCTAACCTGGCGTTGGATAAGCTGGTGAAGGACATTCTGGATATTCAGGTTTCGGGGGATGGTTATGCCATGCTGCTTGATCTGAACAGTGATCGGGTGGTAGCTCATCCAAATAAGGCAATGCAGATGAAGTCGCTGGCTGAGCTTGGCCGGGGCATGAATGTGCAGGATCTCAAGCAGGCAGCGGCGTCAGACCGGCTGCTGTTCACCCAGCTTGGTGGTCGGGACAAGGCCGTTGTGGTCGATGTGATTCCCAATACTGGGTGGGCCATTACCCTGGTTATGGATAAAGAAACGCTCGAAGCGCCTCTGCAAGCCTTGCTGATGCAGGTGATCCTGATTGGCCTGTTGATCCTGGTTACGGTTTCTGTTTTCACGGCCTGGCTGGTAGCTAAACTGCTTCAGGGATTGGATCGTGTTTCATCGGCGTTGTCTGATATTGCCGACGGTGATGGGGACCTGACCGTCCGTATTGCGGTTCATTCTGATGATGAAGTCGGTCGTCTGGCAGAGAATTTCAACCATTTCGTGTCCCGTTTGCATACCATGGCGGTGAATCTGCGTGATATTACCCTGCAGTTGAATCACTCCGCGGCGGAAACTGCGGGTGCTGCGGCTGAGCGAAGTGAACGAATCCGCCGTCAGCAGGACGAGATCACCATGGTGGCCACGGCGGTCACTGAGATGGCCAGCGCGACCCACGAAATTGCAGGCAATGCCGACAACACGGCTAAAACGGCTGAAAATGCGGTGGCCATGTCTGAAGAAGGTCATGCCCAGGTCAGCCAAAGCCAGTCGTCGATTGGTAACCTGGCGCAGGAAGTGAACAGTGCGGTGGGGATCATTGAGGATCTGAATGAGCATGCACTGAAGATCAGCTCCATTCTGGCCACGATCCGGGCTATCGCCGAGCAGACTAACCTGCTGGCATTGAATGCGGCCATTGAAGCGGCGCGCGCCGGGGATCAGGGCCGGGGCTTTGCTGTGGTTGCCGATGAGGTCCGGGTATTGTCGCAACGCACCCATACCTCAACGGAAGAAATCCAGGGCATGATCGAAACCCTGCAATCGACCACCAAGCAGGCAGTGATGGTGATGTCGGACAGCCATCACCTGGCCGAGACCAGTGTTCAGGATGTTGATGCCGCGGGCACCAGCATCAACAGCATTGCACGCGAGATCAATGTGATTAGCGATATGGCGACCCAAATTGCGTCGGCGGCGGAGGAGCAGTCAAGCGTGACCGCCGAGATCAGCCGCAACACCGAAGGGGTCCAGGAAGTTGCCAACCAGCTGGCGCAGGAAGCGCAGGAAGCGGCCAGTCAGGCGGATGGGCTGAAGCGTCTGGCCGATAAGCTGGAGCTCGAAGTGAAACGATACAAGCTGTAA
- a CDS encoding DNA ligase codes for MTHSTRIFPHSGLTRLAASISLMISPFHLQAADAPVLMKPATLDSEQLKHTNGLMDDITAYYVSEKLDGIRARWTGTQLVTRTGNLIHAPEWFLAAFPQHIALDGELWAGRHQFQRVTTTVLDHQPDPVQWQHIQFMAFDLPDAKGPFEERLHQLSELITRIDRRFIQLVPQRRYTSLPELESALDTLTANQGEGLILQHQHNRYQPGRSSQLLKLKHFQDAEAIVVGYEEGQGKYEGLMGSVWVLTAKNQKFKIGSGFSDADRENPPPLGSTIQYRYSGYTSHGLPRFARYLRQRHSPDS; via the coding sequence ATGACACATTCGACCCGGATTTTCCCACACTCCGGTTTAACCCGGTTAGCAGCAAGTATTTCGCTGATGATTTCCCCGTTTCATCTTCAGGCAGCCGATGCCCCGGTGTTGATGAAACCCGCAACCCTCGACTCAGAGCAACTGAAACACACCAACGGACTGATGGATGACATTACCGCCTATTATGTCAGCGAAAAGCTGGATGGCATTCGTGCCCGCTGGACCGGTACCCAACTCGTGACCCGCACAGGGAATCTCATTCATGCCCCAGAATGGTTTCTGGCGGCTTTCCCCCAGCACATTGCCCTCGATGGCGAGCTCTGGGCCGGTCGTCACCAATTCCAGCGCGTCACGACAACTGTGCTGGATCATCAGCCCGATCCGGTCCAGTGGCAACACATTCAATTCATGGCCTTTGACTTGCCCGATGCCAAGGGCCCCTTTGAGGAGCGGTTGCACCAGCTTTCCGAACTCATCACCCGAATTGATCGTCGGTTTATCCAACTCGTGCCGCAACGACGCTATACCAGCTTGCCCGAACTGGAGTCAGCATTAGACACCCTGACCGCCAATCAGGGAGAAGGCCTGATCCTGCAACACCAACACAACCGTTATCAGCCGGGACGTTCAAGCCAGCTGTTGAAGCTGAAACACTTCCAGGATGCCGAGGCCATTGTCGTGGGTTACGAGGAAGGTCAGGGAAAATATGAAGGGCTGATGGGCTCTGTTTGGGTGCTGACCGCAAAGAATCAAAAATTTAAGATTGGCTCCGGGTTTAGTGATGCCGACCGGGAAAATCCGCCTCCGCTCGGCAGTACTATCCAGTATCGCTACAGTGGCTATACCAGCCACGGACTCCCCCGCTTCGCCCGTTATCTTCGTCAGCGACACTCCCCGGATAGCTAG